One Algibacter sp. L3A6 genomic region harbors:
- the ald gene encoding alanine dehydrogenase codes for MKIGVPIEIKNSENRVGMIPSGVFELTKRNHEVYVQTNAGFNSGFLDEEYIEAGATILDSIEAVYEIADMIVKVKEPIEAEYELIREDQVVFTYFHFASSEPLTMAMIKSKSICIAYETVEDNDGSLPLLIPMSEVAGRMSVQQGAKFLEKPIKGRGILLGGIPGVPPAKVLILGAGIVGYQAAKMASGLGAQVTIMDINMKALRYVSDSMPNNVISEFSSEYNIRKHIVDADLIIGGVLLKGAKAPKLITRDMLKEMRPGTVMVDVAVDQGGCFETTHPTTHQDPTYIIDEVVHYTVANMPGAVPYTSTMGLTNVTLPYVIKLANEGWEQACQNSAPLARGLNIIKGKIVYKEIAEAFDMSLETA; via the coding sequence ATGAAAATTGGAGTTCCTATTGAGATAAAAAATAGCGAAAATAGAGTAGGTATGATACCTTCTGGAGTTTTCGAATTAACTAAAAGAAACCATGAGGTTTACGTACAAACAAACGCAGGTTTTAATAGTGGTTTTCTTGATGAAGAATATATAGAGGCAGGTGCAACTATTTTAGACAGCATAGAAGCTGTTTACGAAATTGCAGACATGATAGTGAAGGTAAAAGAACCTATCGAGGCAGAGTACGAATTAATTAGGGAAGACCAAGTGGTATTTACCTATTTCCACTTTGCATCTAGCGAGCCATTAACTATGGCTATGATTAAAAGTAAATCTATCTGTATTGCGTACGAAACCGTAGAAGATAACGACGGCTCTTTACCACTTTTAATTCCAATGTCTGAGGTTGCAGGTCGTATGTCTGTACAACAAGGTGCAAAATTCTTAGAGAAACCAATTAAAGGTCGTGGTATTTTATTAGGTGGTATTCCAGGAGTTCCTCCAGCAAAAGTACTTATTCTAGGTGCTGGTATTGTAGGCTACCAAGCTGCAAAAATGGCATCAGGTTTAGGTGCACAAGTTACTATTATGGATATTAACATGAAGGCTTTACGTTATGTAAGTGATTCTATGCCAAACAACGTAATTAGTGAGTTTTCTAGTGAATATAACATACGTAAGCATATTGTAGATGCCGATTTAATTATTGGTGGTGTATTATTAAAAGGAGCAAAAGCGCCAAAATTAATAACACGCGATATGTTAAAAGAAATGCGCCCAGGTACTGTAATGGTAGATGTTGCTGTAGATCAAGGCGGATGTTTTGAAACTACACACCCAACAACACACCAAGATCCAACATATATTATAGACGAGGTTGTACATTACACCGTAGCCAATATGCCAGGTGCTGTACCATATACATCTACAATGGGTTTAACCAACGTAACCTTACCATACGTTATTAAATTAGCAAACGAAGGTTGGGAGCAAGCTTGTCAAAACAGCGCGCCACTAGCAAGAGGTTTAAATATTATAAAAGGAAAAATTGTGTACAAAGAAATAGCCGAAGCTTTCGATATGTCTTTAGAAACTGCATAG
- a CDS encoding SDR family oxidoreductase has protein sequence MKILLTGSTGYIGKRLIPVLVEAGHEVICCVRDPKRFNPPESLAKSITVLQLDLLDQASLEHIPKDIDGAYYLVHSMSSDGDYKSLEETSAKNFRNALKNTNVNHVVYLSGIVNETELSKHLSSRKNVEIELAKGDYNFTALRAGIIIGSGSASFEIIRDLVEKLPIMITPRWLNTKCQPIGISDVMAFLSKSMFNPETYNENFDIGGPDVLTYKEMLLNFGKARNLKRRIYTVPVMTPKLSSYWLYFVTSTSYKLASSLVHSMKVEVVCRDNRINTILGITPLSYEEALKRAFSKIENNEILSSWKDAYSSSGLNFNISEFIQVPSFGCFKDSRTKAIENREASIKKIWAIGGNTGWYYGTWLWKIRGYMDKLFGGVGLRRGRTNPATINVGDSIDFWRVLYADKEEGRLLLFAEMKLPGEAWLEFKVVDGKLTQTATFRPLGLAGRLYWYSVLPFHGFIFKGMLKALAE, from the coding sequence ATGAAAATACTACTAACAGGTTCCACAGGTTATATTGGCAAACGTTTAATTCCGGTTTTAGTTGAAGCCGGACACGAAGTGATTTGCTGCGTGCGAGACCCCAAACGGTTTAATCCGCCAGAATCTCTTGCAAAAAGCATTACGGTGCTTCAATTAGACCTTTTAGATCAGGCTTCTTTAGAACATATTCCAAAAGATATCGATGGTGCTTATTATTTGGTACACTCCATGTCTTCGGATGGTGATTATAAATCTTTAGAAGAAACATCTGCCAAAAACTTTAGGAATGCTTTAAAAAACACCAACGTAAATCATGTGGTTTACTTAAGTGGTATTGTTAACGAGACCGAACTCTCTAAACATTTAAGCTCAAGAAAAAATGTAGAAATAGAACTAGCGAAAGGCGATTACAACTTTACAGCTTTACGCGCCGGAATTATTATTGGCTCCGGAAGTGCTTCTTTTGAAATTATTAGGGATTTAGTAGAAAAACTCCCGATTATGATTACACCAAGATGGTTAAACACCAAATGCCAACCCATCGGCATTTCCGATGTTATGGCTTTTCTTTCTAAATCGATGTTTAACCCCGAAACTTATAATGAGAATTTTGATATTGGAGGTCCTGATGTTTTAACCTATAAAGAGATGCTTTTAAATTTTGGTAAAGCCAGAAACTTAAAACGTAGAATTTATACGGTTCCGGTAATGACACCCAAACTATCATCGTACTGGCTTTATTTTGTAACCTCAACATCGTACAAATTAGCATCGTCTCTAGTACATAGCATGAAAGTTGAAGTAGTTTGCCGTGATAACAGAATAAATACCATTTTAGGCATTACACCTTTAAGTTATGAAGAAGCTTTAAAACGCGCTTTTAGTAAAATTGAAAATAATGAAATTCTGTCGAGTTGGAAAGATGCTTATTCCAGTAGCGGATTAAACTTTAATATATCGGAATTTATACAAGTACCCTCTTTTGGTTGTTTTAAAGATAGTAGAACGAAAGCTATTGAAAACCGCGAAGCTTCTATAAAGAAAATTTGGGCTATTGGCGGGAACACCGGTTGGTATTACGGTACATGGCTTTGGAAAATTAGAGGCTACATGGACAAGCTTTTTGGCGGTGTTGGCTTGAGACGCGGACGCACCAATCCGGCAACCATTAATGTTGGAGATTCTATTGATTTTTGGCGTGTTTTATATGCTGATAAAGAAGAAGGTCGTTTACTTTTATTTGCTGAAATGAAACTTCCGGGTGAAGCTTGGTTGGAGTTTAAAGTGGTTGACGGTAAACTTACCCAAACAGCAACTTTTAGACCGCTTGGTTTAGCCGGTAGATTGTATTGGTATTCGGTATTGCCTTTCCATGGTTTTATTTTTAAAGGTATGCTGAAGGCTTTAGCAGAATGA
- a CDS encoding zinc metallopeptidase yields MIGYYILLGAIALLSWIASSTLKKKFAKYSKIQLRNGMSGAEIATKMLADNGITDVEVISTPGQLTDHYNPTNKTVNLSESVYNQRNAAAAAVAAHECGHAVQHAQAYQWLGLRSKLVPVVSVTSNMSQWVVIGGLMLGAAAGLGFGYWVAVAGLVMMGFATLFSFVTLPVEYDASNRALAWLKNKNMLSQEEYAGSEDALKWAARTYLVAAIGSLASLVYWAFQVFGGSRN; encoded by the coding sequence ATGATTGGATATTATATATTATTAGGTGCCATAGCGCTTTTAAGTTGGATAGCGAGTAGTACCTTAAAGAAAAAGTTTGCCAAATACTCTAAAATACAACTGAGAAATGGCATGAGTGGCGCCGAAATTGCTACAAAAATGTTAGCAGATAACGGTATTACCGATGTTGAGGTTATTTCTACACCTGGACAATTAACAGATCACTATAATCCAACAAATAAAACAGTAAACTTAAGTGAGTCTGTTTATAATCAAAGAAACGCAGCAGCTGCGGCTGTGGCAGCACACGAGTGCGGTCATGCAGTGCAACATGCGCAAGCGTATCAATGGTTAGGGTTGCGATCTAAATTAGTGCCTGTTGTTAGTGTAACGTCAAATATGTCGCAATGGGTTGTTATTGGTGGTTTAATGTTAGGTGCCGCTGCAGGTTTAGGTTTTGGATACTGGGTAGCTGTTGCGGGATTAGTGATGATGGGTTTTGCAACTCTATTCAGTTTTGTAACTTTACCGGTAGAATACGATGCTAGTAACCGTGCTTTGGCATGGTTGAAAAATAAAAACATGTTGTCTCAAGAAGAATATGCAGGATCGGAAGATGCCTTAAAATGGGCTGCTAGAACATATTTAGTTGCAGCAATTGGTTCTTTAGCGTCTTTAGTATATTGGGCTTTTCAAGTATTTGGTGGCTCTAGAAATTAA
- a CDS encoding Bax inhibitor-1 family protein → MNQTFNGKLMVSQLSEIDRVAFYKKTYSHVAGGVLAFILFEYLLLQSDTVVEFALSMTQGWRWLIMLGGFMFITNYAEGMALKTPDKNKQYLAYGLYILAEAFIFVPLIYIAAYAMETGPDILKQAGIVTLALFSGLSAIVFVTKKDFSFLKAGLTVGFFIAIGLIIAGSIFGFNLGLWFSVGMCLLAAGSILYQTSNLVNKYGVEDYIPAALGLFASLMLLFWYVLRIFMSRD, encoded by the coding sequence ATGAATCAAACATTTAATGGTAAGCTTATGGTAAGTCAACTATCTGAAATAGATAGAGTGGCTTTTTATAAAAAAACGTATTCGCATGTTGCGGGTGGTGTTTTGGCATTTATTCTTTTTGAATACTTATTATTACAAAGTGATACAGTTGTAGAGTTCGCTTTATCCATGACGCAAGGTTGGCGTTGGCTTATTATGCTTGGTGGTTTTATGTTTATTACAAACTATGCCGAAGGTATGGCGCTTAAAACGCCAGACAAAAACAAACAATATTTAGCTTATGGACTTTACATTTTAGCCGAAGCTTTTATTTTTGTACCACTTATATACATTGCAGCTTATGCCATGGAAACCGGGCCAGATATTTTAAAACAAGCCGGTATTGTTACCTTGGCTTTGTTTAGCGGATTATCGGCTATTGTGTTTGTCACTAAAAAAGATTTTTCATTCTTAAAAGCAGGATTAACCGTTGGCTTTTTTATTGCTATTGGGTTAATTATCGCTGGTAGTATTTTTGGTTTCAATTTAGGGCTTTGGTTCTCGGTTGGTATGTGTCTTTTAGCTGCTGGTTCAATTTTATATCAAACATCAAATTTGGTAAATAAATATGGCGTTGAAGATTATATTCCTGCTGCTTTAGGCTTGTTTGCTTCGCTAATGCTGCTGTTTTGGTATGTGTTACGTATTTTTATGTCTAGAGATTAA
- a CDS encoding MutS-related protein has translation MSAPIDYYQEHQATYTAEAQKLHKQMITLSMLRLLVFVATGFGIYFTFQNWQIALGIGVLGIAGFLFLLSKYNDIKRERQFKKALVFINEEEIKIASGNFHDRDQGLKFQDPNHFYSLDIDLFGRGSFFQFINRTTITEGQERLADLLKANNTENIVSRQKAIEELSSKPEWRQHYDANSSLIETETSANQIVTWLKNYKTFLPKMMQWLPIGFTVISVALFGLTILNLINSEIVGYWLLIGLGFSGVYVKRINQLSTGADQVKDTFRQYALLLNLIENENFTSELLQKKQEKIQSEHKKASLIFKELSKGLDALDNRNNIISAIFGNGLFLSDIKNSYRIEKWINQYADKVEDWFEVVSFFDAYNSLGGFNFNHPDFVFPKIVNNGSVIKATNLGHPLLNESKRVDSNVSMGNEEFFIVTGANMAGKSTFLRTMSLHIVMANVGLPICAETSEYSPVKLITSMRTTDSLTDDSSYFFSELTRLKYIVDAIQKEPYFIILDEILKGTNSTDKAIGSRKFVEKLVASKATGIIATHDLSLCEIEKELPQVKNYYFDAEIINDELHFDYTLKTGVCKNMNASFLLKKMEIV, from the coding sequence ATGAGTGCACCTATAGATTATTACCAAGAACATCAAGCAACATACACTGCAGAAGCACAAAAGTTGCATAAGCAAATGATAACCTTAAGCATGCTAAGGTTGTTGGTTTTTGTTGCTACAGGCTTTGGTATATACTTCACTTTTCAAAACTGGCAAATTGCTTTAGGTATTGGTGTTTTGGGTATTGCAGGTTTTCTGTTTTTATTATCAAAATATAACGATATTAAACGCGAACGTCAGTTTAAAAAGGCTCTTGTTTTTATAAATGAAGAAGAGATTAAAATTGCTTCGGGTAATTTTCATGATCGCGATCAAGGCCTTAAATTTCAAGACCCAAATCATTTTTATAGTTTAGATATCGATTTATTTGGTCGAGGTTCATTTTTTCAATTTATAAATAGAACAACGATTACCGAAGGACAAGAACGATTGGCAGATTTACTAAAAGCGAACAATACTGAAAACATTGTTTCACGACAAAAAGCCATTGAAGAATTAAGTAGTAAGCCCGAATGGAGGCAGCATTACGATGCTAATTCGAGTTTAATTGAAACAGAAACGTCTGCAAATCAAATTGTAACATGGTTAAAAAATTATAAAACCTTTTTGCCAAAAATGATGCAATGGTTACCAATAGGGTTTACTGTTATTTCGGTAGCATTATTTGGATTAACTATTTTGAATTTAATTAACTCTGAAATTGTTGGCTATTGGTTGCTTATTGGTTTAGGTTTTTCTGGTGTTTATGTAAAACGTATCAATCAACTATCAACTGGAGCCGATCAGGTTAAAGATACATTTCGTCAGTATGCTTTATTGTTAAATTTAATTGAAAATGAAAATTTTACTTCGGAATTGCTTCAGAAGAAACAAGAAAAAATTCAATCGGAACATAAAAAGGCGTCACTTATTTTTAAAGAGTTATCCAAAGGTTTGGATGCATTAGATAATCGCAATAATATTATCTCGGCTATATTTGGTAACGGCTTGTTCTTGTCGGATATTAAAAATAGCTACCGTATTGAAAAATGGATTAATCAATATGCTGATAAAGTTGAAGATTGGTTTGAGGTGGTTTCTTTTTTCGATGCGTATAACTCCTTAGGTGGTTTTAATTTTAATCATCCTGATTTTGTGTTTCCTAAAATAGTAAACAACGGTTCGGTTATAAAAGCTACAAATTTAGGGCATCCTTTGTTAAACGAGTCTAAGCGTGTAGATAGTAATGTCTCTATGGGTAACGAGGAGTTCTTTATTGTTACTGGGGCAAATATGGCAGGAAAAAGCACCTTTTTACGTACTATGTCTCTGCATATTGTTATGGCCAATGTTGGTTTGCCTATTTGTGCTGAAACGAGTGAATATTCGCCTGTAAAATTGATTACAAGTATGCGCACCACAGATTCGTTAACCGATGATAGCTCGTACTTCTTTTCTGAGTTAACGCGATTAAAATACATTGTAGATGCTATTCAAAAAGAACCTTATTTTATTATTCTAGATGAAATTTTAAAAGGGACAAATAGTACCGATAAGGCTATTGGTTCTCGTAAGTTTGTTGAAAAATTAGTGGCTTCTAAGGCTACAGGAATTATTGCAACGCACGATTTAAGTTTGTGCGAAATTGAAAAAGAACTACCGCAAGTAAAAAACTATTACTTCGATGCCGAAATTATTAATGATGAACTTCATTTTGATTACACTCTTAAAACCGGAGTTTGTAAAAATATGAATGCATCTTTTCTATTGAAGAAAATGGAAATTGTATAA